One Chryseobacterium sp. StRB126 genomic region harbors:
- the cysD gene encoding sulfate adenylyltransferase subunit CysD translates to MSTYHLDYLDQLEAESIYILREVAGQFERPALLFSGGKDSIVLAHLASKAFRYGKIPFKFVHVDTGHNFPEVLNFRDQLTDQLEVDLVVRKVEDTIQKKGLTEPKGKFPSRNWLQTFTLLDTIEEFEFDACIGGARRDEEKARAKERIFSVRDEFGQWDPKLQRPELWSIFNGKIHKGENVRVFPISNWTELDIWNYIRREKIELPSIYFSHDREVVDLNGQWIANSHHATLETDDVITVKKIRYRTVGDMTCTAAVESKAITIDAVIEEIVATRISERGETRIDDRVTEAAMEDRKKGGYF, encoded by the coding sequence ATGTCAACATATCATTTAGATTATCTGGATCAGTTGGAAGCTGAATCTATTTACATTTTAAGGGAAGTCGCAGGACAGTTTGAACGTCCGGCACTTCTGTTCAGCGGTGGAAAGGACAGTATTGTACTGGCTCATTTAGCCTCAAAAGCATTCCGTTACGGAAAAATACCTTTTAAGTTTGTTCATGTGGATACAGGACATAATTTTCCGGAGGTATTGAATTTTCGGGATCAGCTTACCGATCAATTAGAAGTTGATTTGGTCGTTCGTAAAGTAGAAGATACCATCCAAAAGAAAGGTTTAACGGAACCTAAAGGAAAGTTCCCAAGCAGAAACTGGTTACAAACCTTCACTTTACTGGATACCATTGAAGAATTTGAATTTGATGCCTGTATCGGAGGAGCCCGCAGAGATGAAGAAAAGGCTCGTGCTAAGGAAAGGATCTTCTCGGTTCGTGATGAATTCGGACAGTGGGATCCTAAACTTCAACGCCCTGAATTATGGAGTATTTTCAACGGAAAAATCCATAAAGGAGAAAATGTAAGGGTATTCCCCATCAGCAACTGGACAGAACTGGATATCTGGAACTATATCCGCAGAGAAAAAATTGAACTTCCTTCCATTTACTTTTCGCATGACCGGGAAGTAGTAGACCTTAACGGACAATGGATTGCCAATTCTCATCACGCCACATTAGAAACTGATGATGTAATCACCGTAAAAAAGATAAGATACAGAACGGTAGGAGATATGACCTGTACCGCGGCAGTAGAATCTAAAGCCATCACCATAGATGCCGTGATTGAAGAAATTGTAGCCACCAGAATTTCCGAACGCGGAGAAACCAGAATTGATGACCGTGTGACGGAAGCCGCTATGGAAGACCGTAAAAAAGGAGGCTATTTTTAA
- a CDS encoding sulfate adenylyltransferase subunit 1, which yields MDILRFITAGSVDDGKSTLIGRLLYDSKSILQDQLEVLEKHSKNKNDDGVDLALLTDGLRAEREQGITIDVAYRYFSTSKRKFIIADAPGHVQYTRNMITGASNSDLMVILIDARQGVIEQTRRHSIIASLLKLKKVAVAINKMDMVNYSQEVFETIKEDYAKIAESLGLNDVSYFPISALKGDNIVSGSSQTDWYQGPSLLEYLENVTLNEELNTGSRFQVQYVIRPQTEELHDYRGYAGQVLSGTFQKGDKIHILPAGITSEIAKIEINGIEKEEAFEGQPVVIHVTDDVDISRGDIFATEEQLPVIEKDLEVLLCWLDQKSLQPGNKYLLQQNSRLIRAVVKEIAYKIDVNTLTQEKAEGDIKLNEVVKVRLRTAQPLVYDSFINNKKTGSAILVDETSNSTVAACIIQ from the coding sequence ATGGATATATTAAGATTTATAACAGCAGGAAGCGTAGATGACGGTAAAAGTACCCTTATCGGAAGACTGCTATACGATAGTAAAAGTATTTTACAGGACCAGTTAGAAGTACTGGAGAAACATTCTAAAAACAAAAATGATGACGGCGTAGACCTTGCTCTTCTGACAGACGGATTACGTGCAGAAAGAGAACAGGGGATTACTATAGATGTTGCGTACAGGTATTTTTCAACCTCTAAGAGAAAATTCATCATTGCTGATGCTCCCGGCCATGTACAGTATACCAGAAACATGATTACAGGAGCGTCCAACTCTGATCTGATGGTCATTCTGATTGATGCCAGACAAGGAGTGATTGAACAAACCAGAAGACATTCCATCATAGCTTCATTATTAAAACTGAAGAAAGTAGCCGTAGCCATCAATAAAATGGATATGGTGAACTACTCGCAGGAAGTATTTGAAACCATCAAAGAAGATTATGCTAAAATTGCAGAAAGTCTTGGATTAAATGATGTAAGCTATTTCCCGATTTCAGCGTTGAAAGGAGACAATATCGTTTCCGGATCCTCTCAGACAGATTGGTATCAGGGGCCTTCGCTTTTAGAATATCTGGAAAATGTAACACTGAACGAAGAATTAAATACCGGAAGCCGTTTCCAGGTTCAGTATGTAATCCGCCCTCAGACTGAAGAGCTGCATGACTACAGAGGATATGCAGGACAGGTTTTAAGCGGTACGTTTCAAAAAGGAGATAAAATTCATATTCTTCCGGCGGGCATTACCAGTGAAATTGCTAAAATAGAGATCAACGGAATTGAGAAGGAAGAAGCTTTTGAAGGACAGCCAGTCGTTATTCATGTAACTGATGATGTGGATATCAGCAGAGGCGATATTTTCGCTACCGAAGAACAGCTCCCTGTCATTGAAAAAGACCTTGAAGTTCTGTTGTGCTGGCTGGATCAGAAATCACTGCAACCGGGTAACAAATATTTACTCCAACAAAACAGCAGACTGATAAGAGCTGTAGTAAAAGAGATTGCTTATAAAATTGATGTGAATACCCTTACTCAGGAAAAAGCTGAAGGCGACATAAAGCTGAATGAAGTGGTAAAAGTAAGACTCCGAACGGCACAACCTTTGGTTTATGATAGTTTTATCAATAACAAAAAAACAGGTTCTGCCATTTTGGTAGATGAAACATCTAATTCAACGGTGGCAGCCTGCATAATCCAGTAA
- the epsC gene encoding serine O-acetyltransferase EpsC: protein MSVSNQFIERIQQSKENKTHGFFDRARVKVFVTELYKVLFLPQPINTADQLEQDFDKLHAHLFTLINTITKDEDLTEIQVNAFFDALPQIYSHLVQDAQSILEFDPAAASLEEIYLAYPGYFATYVYRISHQLWNQEVPVLPRVISEYAHSKTGIDIHPGAVIGEYFFIDHGTGIVIGETSVIGDHVKIYQGVTLGALNVSKEKANQKRHPNIEDHVIIYSGATILGGNTTIGRDSIIGGNVWITQDVPPNSLVYNKSEIRIKDNNPLPESLTFVI, encoded by the coding sequence ATGTCAGTTTCAAACCAATTCATTGAAAGAATTCAACAAAGTAAAGAAAATAAAACCCATGGATTCTTTGACAGAGCGAGGGTAAAGGTTTTCGTAACAGAATTGTATAAAGTATTGTTTCTTCCACAGCCCATCAATACTGCCGATCAACTGGAACAGGATTTTGATAAGCTACATGCTCATCTTTTCACCCTGATTAATACAATAACAAAAGATGAAGACCTTACCGAAATACAGGTAAATGCTTTTTTTGATGCTTTACCCCAGATCTACAGTCATCTCGTTCAGGATGCACAATCCATTCTTGAATTTGATCCGGCGGCAGCCTCTTTAGAAGAAATATACCTTGCATACCCGGGATATTTTGCAACCTATGTTTACAGGATTTCCCATCAGCTCTGGAATCAGGAAGTACCAGTTTTACCCCGCGTTATTTCAGAATATGCACACAGTAAAACAGGAATAGACATTCATCCCGGCGCAGTGATCGGAGAATATTTTTTCATCGATCATGGAACCGGAATTGTTATCGGAGAAACAAGCGTCATTGGCGATCATGTCAAAATATATCAGGGAGTAACCCTTGGTGCATTGAATGTCTCCAAAGAAAAAGCCAACCAGAAAAGGCATCCCAATATTGAGGACCACGTTATTATTTATTCGGGAGCAACCATTTTGGGTGGAAATACTACTATAGGCAGGGATAGCATTATCGGAGGAAATGTGTGGATTACACAGGATGTACCCCCCAATTCTCTGGTTTATAATAAAAGTGAAATAAGAATAAAGGATAACAATCCCTTGCCGGAATCATTAACCTTTGTAATATAA
- the cysK gene encoding cysteine synthase A, which yields MKFQNALETIGNTPVVKINNLFNSDHEIWIKLEKSNPGGSIKDRIALAMIEDAEAKGLLNKDSTIIEPTSGNTGIGLALVAAVKGYKLILVMPESMSIERRKIMEAYGAEFVLTPREKGMKGAIEKANELAEETPNSWIPRQFDNPANVKIHVETTAQEILKDFPEGLDYVITGVGTGGHITGIAKALKEKYPNLKVIAVEPELSPVLSGGSPAPHPLQGLGAGFIPSILDITLLDGVITVGKDEAYEYAINAAKKEGLFVGVSTGAALAAIAKHLPQIQAGAKILTINYDTGERYLSLEGLF from the coding sequence ATGAAATTTCAGAATGCACTAGAAACCATTGGAAATACACCAGTTGTAAAGATCAATAACTTATTCAATTCAGATCACGAAATCTGGATCAAATTGGAAAAAAGCAACCCGGGCGGAAGCATCAAGGACAGAATTGCATTAGCTATGATTGAAGATGCGGAAGCTAAAGGATTATTAAATAAAGACAGCACCATCATTGAGCCTACCAGTGGAAACACAGGAATAGGATTGGCATTAGTGGCTGCAGTAAAAGGATATAAGCTTATTCTGGTAATGCCGGAAAGCATGAGTATAGAACGTCGTAAAATCATGGAAGCTTATGGTGCTGAATTTGTGCTTACGCCAAGAGAAAAAGGCATGAAAGGAGCTATTGAAAAAGCTAACGAATTAGCAGAAGAAACTCCCAATTCATGGATTCCGAGACAGTTTGATAACCCTGCCAACGTAAAAATACACGTAGAAACCACAGCACAGGAAATTTTAAAAGATTTCCCGGAAGGCCTGGATTATGTGATTACAGGAGTGGGTACCGGCGGACATATCACAGGGATTGCCAAAGCATTAAAGGAAAAATATCCTAACCTTAAAGTGATTGCGGTAGAACCGGAACTTTCACCGGTATTAAGCGGCGGAAGTCCTGCACCACATCCATTGCAAGGCCTAGGAGCCGGGTTTATTCCTTCCATATTAGACATTACCCTTTTAGACGGAGTGATTACAGTAGGTAAGGATGAAGCGTATGAATATGCCATTAATGCAGCCAAAAAAGAAGGTCTTTTTGTTGGAGTTTCCACAGGAGCCGCTTTAGCTGCTATCGCAAAACATCTACCGCAAATACAGGCGGGAGCTAAAATTCTGACTATCAATTACGATACCGGAGAAAGGTATCTTTCTCTTGAAGGGCTCTTCTAA
- the cobA gene encoding uroporphyrinogen-III C-methyltransferase → MNTTIKSPKVYLIGAGPGNPDLITVKAVKAIAKADVVLADRLVSPEILETYVHKDTEVIYVGKECSKNASTPQSLINTLMVDHALQNKTVVRLKGGDVSIFSNILDELQALKQHHIPFEIIPGITAALGAAAYAGMPLTARGYSTSVRFLTYYKSEILSEDYWKELAATQDTLVFYMSKGNLTDLVEKFNRLNISSEKKIAVIEQATTPYQKVYTASFEDFSKTLGDKSFASPSLVVIGKVVNLHEEFSWLENAEQEDLYFKSVENGSLVPKTQNFFEYAV, encoded by the coding sequence ATGAATACAACTATAAAATCACCTAAGGTTTACCTTATCGGTGCAGGGCCTGGCAACCCTGATTTAATCACAGTAAAAGCCGTAAAAGCCATTGCCAAAGCAGATGTTGTTCTGGCTGATCGTCTCGTAAGTCCCGAGATCTTAGAAACTTACGTTCATAAAGATACAGAGGTTATCTATGTGGGCAAAGAATGCAGCAAAAATGCGTCTACACCTCAATCACTTATCAATACTTTAATGGTAGACCATGCTTTGCAGAACAAAACTGTGGTAAGGCTTAAAGGTGGAGATGTTTCCATTTTTTCTAATATTCTGGATGAATTACAAGCCTTGAAGCAACATCATATTCCATTTGAGATTATCCCTGGAATTACAGCTGCTTTGGGAGCTGCGGCCTATGCAGGAATGCCTTTAACAGCCAGAGGATATTCAACATCTGTTCGTTTTCTTACGTATTATAAGTCTGAAATTCTTTCTGAAGACTATTGGAAAGAACTTGCGGCAACCCAAGATACCCTTGTATTCTATATGTCTAAAGGCAACCTGACCGATCTTGTAGAGAAATTCAACAGATTGAATATTTCCAGCGAGAAAAAAATTGCCGTGATTGAACAGGCTACAACACCTTACCAAAAAGTATATACTGCTTCCTTTGAGGATTTCAGTAAAACATTAGGTGATAAATCCTTCGCTTCGCCATCATTGGTGGTGATAGGAAAAGTGGTCAACCTCCATGAAGAATTTTCATGGCTGGAAAATGCAGAGCAGGAAGACCTTTATTTTAAATCGGTTGAAAACGGAAGCTTAGTACCAAAAACTCAAAATTTCTTCGAATATGCTGTCTGA
- a CDS encoding sulfite reductase flavoprotein subunit alpha — translation MLSETKLNILKQISSDFSRDESIWASGYLAGLAGVPLTAVQPPLQVTLPEQNTVKKITLAYGTETGNSKKLATSLAGIIKKKGIQVKLTDLSQYKSKDLSKEEFFFVVISTQGEGDPPVLAKKFYDYIYENEINLSTLKFGVLALGDSSYPLFCKTGEDVDSRFELLGAQRIIPLKKCDIDYEQDAQNWIEHIFEAVHKSAVNSVKNTPAQKASTGRKKYLGKVSAIINLNDITSEKETYHIEIETEEALSYQPGAALGVIPFNAKSVVDEIIAVTGIDPRKRIETSKVTDTVEELLQKHLNISYLLKTVVVQYAKITGHSIPEVRLSLLDLLRIYPVKNAEEFEEVIQILTAQAPRLYSISSSPEAHGENEIHITVARSEFFIDHQKHNGLCSGYLSEFSEGGEVEFYIQNAGHFRLPESDKDIIMIGPGTGIAPFRSFLWERDAVGAEGKNWLFFGDRNFVSDFIYQAELQDFLKTGSLTHLDLAFSRDTAEKVYVQHKLEQKAQEVFYWLENGASVYVCGTKDPMSRDVENTLLHIIQHHGKRSQEEAIHYLEEMELNGRYAKDVY, via the coding sequence ATGCTGTCTGAAACTAAATTAAATATCCTTAAACAAATCTCCAGCGATTTTTCCAGAGATGAGTCCATCTGGGCAAGCGGATACCTCGCAGGATTAGCAGGAGTACCTCTTACCGCTGTACAGCCCCCTTTACAAGTTACTCTGCCGGAACAAAACACGGTGAAGAAAATCACATTGGCTTATGGTACAGAAACCGGAAACAGTAAAAAATTAGCCACATCACTTGCAGGAATCATCAAGAAGAAAGGAATTCAGGTTAAATTAACAGATCTTTCCCAATATAAATCTAAAGACCTTTCAAAAGAAGAGTTTTTCTTCGTGGTAATCAGCACTCAGGGAGAAGGAGATCCGCCTGTACTGGCCAAGAAGTTCTATGATTATATTTATGAGAATGAAATCAACCTCAGTACTCTGAAATTCGGGGTTCTCGCATTGGGAGACAGCAGCTATCCTCTGTTCTGCAAAACAGGAGAGGACGTAGATTCCCGATTTGAATTATTGGGAGCACAACGTATCATTCCATTAAAAAAATGTGATATTGATTATGAACAGGATGCCCAAAACTGGATAGAACATATCTTTGAAGCAGTTCATAAAAGCGCTGTTAATAGTGTTAAAAATACACCTGCTCAAAAGGCTTCAACAGGAAGAAAAAAATATCTGGGAAAAGTATCAGCCATTATTAATCTGAATGATATCACCTCTGAAAAAGAAACCTATCACATTGAAATAGAAACAGAAGAAGCTTTAAGTTACCAGCCCGGTGCAGCGTTGGGTGTTATTCCTTTCAATGCAAAATCTGTAGTGGATGAAATTATTGCTGTAACGGGAATTGATCCCAGAAAAAGAATCGAAACCTCAAAAGTTACAGATACGGTAGAAGAACTTTTGCAAAAGCATCTTAATATTAGCTATTTACTGAAAACTGTAGTGGTTCAATATGCAAAGATCACAGGACATTCCATTCCGGAAGTTCGCTTAAGTCTTCTTGATCTGCTCAGAATTTATCCTGTGAAAAACGCAGAAGAATTTGAAGAAGTCATTCAGATATTAACCGCTCAGGCACCCCGCCTGTATTCCATCTCGTCTTCTCCGGAAGCCCATGGAGAAAATGAAATTCATATTACCGTTGCCAGATCGGAATTCTTTATTGACCACCAGAAACACAACGGTCTGTGCAGCGGTTATCTCAGCGAATTCAGTGAAGGCGGAGAAGTTGAGTTCTATATTCAGAATGCAGGCCATTTCAGATTACCGGAGTCTGATAAAGATATTATCATGATTGGCCCCGGAACCGGAATTGCCCCTTTCAGATCATTCCTTTGGGAACGTGATGCTGTTGGAGCAGAAGGGAAGAACTGGCTGTTCTTCGGAGACAGAAATTTTGTATCAGACTTCATTTATCAGGCAGAACTTCAGGATTTTCTTAAAACAGGAAGCTTAACTCATTTAGATCTTGCCTTTTCAAGAGATACAGCAGAAAAAGTATATGTTCAGCATAAACTGGAGCAAAAAGCACAGGAAGTTTTTTACTGGCTTGAAAACGGAGCCTCTGTTTACGTATGCGGAACCAAAGATCCCATGAGCCGTGATGTGGAAAATACACTGTTACATATTATTCAGCATCATGGAAAACGCAGTCAGGAAGAAGCGATTCATTATCTGGAAGAAATGGAACTCAACGGCCGATATGCTAAAGATGTCTATTAA
- the cysI gene encoding assimilatory sulfite reductase (NADPH) hemoprotein subunit codes for MNPKDNLSPVERIKTQSNGLRGTLKESLADDFTGAIREDDQTLIKFHGMYQQDDRDRREERVSKKLEWLYSYMIRLRLPGGFLTSDQWIGVNDIANDHSTGTIKITTRQTLQLHGILKSHLRPTIQNFNLNHLDSIAACGDVNRNVTCTANPSESPLHQQTYELAGKISEMCLPKTKSYYDVWIDDELLIDRKTEEDPLYQDRYLPRKLKIGIAVPPNNDVDVFINDIALIAIIENNQIVGYNIAAGGGLGATHGNEATYARLASVLGFVDSEEKALKAVYEIITVQRDFGNRSDRKLSRLKYTIDKLGIDQYRTEVEQRTGFSFEPARAFKFEQRKDRYGWTQNHEGKWFYTVFVEHGRVLDIEGYPLKSGLLKIAQTANVNFRFTCNQNLIVADINEEDKATIENLLKEYGISDATEKASALRKNSVACVALNTCSLALAEAQRYLPSLVTKIEPILEKYGLLEDDITIRMTGCPNGCGRSPNAEIGFVGTAYGKYNLHIGGDRLGMRLNTKYRENIGEEEILTTLDELFGIYVQEKHTEETFGDFSYRYLQTLN; via the coding sequence ATGAACCCAAAAGATAACCTTTCCCCCGTAGAAAGAATTAAAACCCAAAGCAACGGACTCAGAGGAACCTTAAAGGAAAGCCTTGCCGATGATTTTACAGGAGCCATAAGAGAAGACGATCAGACCCTAATCAAGTTCCATGGAATGTACCAGCAGGATGACAGGGACAGAAGGGAAGAGCGTGTCTCCAAAAAACTGGAATGGCTGTATTCCTACATGATAAGACTAAGGCTTCCCGGTGGATTTTTAACTTCAGACCAATGGATTGGAGTGAATGATATTGCGAATGATCATTCTACGGGAACCATTAAAATAACGACCCGACAAACGCTTCAGCTGCATGGTATTTTAAAATCTCATTTAAGACCAACCATTCAGAATTTTAACCTGAATCATCTTGATTCTATTGCGGCTTGTGGTGATGTGAACAGAAATGTAACGTGTACTGCAAACCCGTCAGAATCACCATTGCATCAACAAACGTATGAGCTTGCGGGTAAAATAAGTGAGATGTGTCTTCCGAAGACCAAATCTTATTATGACGTCTGGATTGATGATGAGTTGCTTATAGACCGAAAAACAGAAGAAGATCCTTTATATCAGGACAGATATCTGCCAAGAAAGCTAAAGATCGGAATTGCCGTTCCGCCCAATAATGATGTAGATGTATTTATTAACGATATCGCTCTGATTGCCATTATTGAAAACAATCAGATTGTAGGATACAATATTGCTGCCGGCGGCGGATTAGGTGCTACTCACGGAAATGAAGCCACTTACGCAAGATTAGCATCAGTTCTTGGATTCGTAGATTCTGAAGAAAAAGCTTTAAAAGCAGTGTACGAAATTATTACAGTACAGCGTGATTTCGGGAATAGAAGTGATAGAAAGCTTTCAAGATTAAAATATACCATCGATAAACTGGGCATCGATCAATATAGAACCGAAGTAGAGCAAAGAACAGGATTCAGTTTTGAACCTGCCAGAGCATTTAAGTTTGAACAGAGAAAAGACCGTTACGGATGGACGCAGAACCATGAAGGAAAATGGTTTTATACTGTTTTCGTAGAACACGGAAGAGTGCTTGATATTGAAGGCTATCCTTTAAAATCCGGATTGTTAAAGATTGCTCAAACGGCTAATGTCAATTTCAGATTTACCTGTAACCAGAACCTGATTGTTGCTGATATTAATGAAGAAGATAAAGCAACTATAGAAAATCTTTTAAAGGAATACGGAATTTCAGATGCTACTGAAAAAGCAAGTGCTTTACGTAAAAACTCTGTGGCCTGTGTTGCCTTGAATACCTGTTCATTGGCTTTAGCAGAAGCACAACGTTATTTACCTTCTTTAGTGACCAAAATAGAACCTATTCTTGAAAAGTATGGTCTTTTAGAAGACGATATTACCATCAGAATGACCGGATGTCCTAACGGATGCGGAAGATCTCCCAATGCTGAAATCGGATTTGTAGGAACAGCTTACGGGAAATATAATCTCCACATCGGCGGAGACCGATTGGGAATGCGATTAAATACAAAATACAGAGAAAATATTGGTGAAGAAGAAATTCTGACCACTCTGGATGAACTTTTCGGAATCTATGTACAGGAAAAGCATACAGAAGAAACATTTGGTGATTTTTCATACCGTTACTTACAAACCTTAAACTGA